The Mastomys coucha isolate ucsf_1 unplaced genomic scaffold, UCSF_Mcou_1 pScaffold4, whole genome shotgun sequence genome has a segment encoding these proteins:
- the Ndufs7 gene encoding NADH dehydrogenase [ubiquinone] iron-sulfur protein 7, mitochondrial, with protein sequence MAALAAPGLLSVRILGLRTGTVVQLRRVHQSVATEGLSSTQSAVSKAGAGAVVPKPSHLPQSRAEYVVTKLDDLINWARRSSLWPMTFGLACCAVEMMHMAAPRYDMDRFGVVFRASPRQADVMIVAGTLTNKMAPALRKVYDQMPEPRYVVSMGSCANGGGYYHYSYSVVRGCDRIVPVDIYVPGCPPTAEALLYGILQLQRKIKREQKLKIWYRK encoded by the exons ATGGCGGCGCTGGCGG ctcctggccTGCTCTCTGTACGGATCCTGGGTCTGCG CACAGGCACAGTGGTCCAGCTGCGCAGAGTCCATCAGAGTGTGGCCACTGAGGGCCTGAGCAG CACACAGTCTGCCGTGTCCaaggctggagctggagctgtggTCCCCAAGCCCTCCCATCTTCCCCAAAGCCGGGCCGAGTATGTGGTGACCAAGCTGGATGACCTCATCAACTGGGCACGCCGG AGCTCCCTGTGGCCTATGACCTTCGGCCTGGCGTGCTGTGCCGTGGAGATGATGCACATGGCTGCACCACGCTATGACATGGACCGCTTTGGTGTGGTGTTCCGTGCCAGCCCGCGCCAGGCTGATGTGATGATTGTAGCTGGCACGCTCACCAACAAGATGGCCCCCGCGCTCCGCAAG GTGTATGACCAGATGCCCGAACCCCGCTATGTGGTGTCCATGGGGAG CTGTGCCAATGGCGGTGGCTACTACCACTACTCCTACTCGGTTGTTCGTGGCTGTGACCGCATTGTGCCAGTGGACATCTATGTGCCAG GCTGCCCACCCACGGCAGAGGCGCTCCTCTACGGCATCTTGCAGCTGCAGCGGAAGATCAAGCGCGAACAGAAGCTGAAGATCTGGTACCGCAAGTAG